Proteins co-encoded in one Rhodococcus sp. PAMC28707 genomic window:
- a CDS encoding polyprenyl synthetase family protein produces the protein MTAPVALVESALAEFFHSRRDQVARVGGGYRSAVADLEAFVLRGGKRIRPSFGWMAWLGAGGDHRSPQAASVLRACASLELIQACALIHDDIIDASLTRRGFPTVHVGFTERHRAAGWSGSSERFGESAAILLGDLALCWADDMLRESGIGHDAMGRVSPVWSAMRTEVLGGQLLDIEAEAGLDESVEAAMQVNRYKTAAYTVERPLQLGAVLAGAPESLVDAYRSFGTDIGLAFQLRDDLLGVFGDPEVTGKPSGDDIREGKRTVLMAVALQLADRDRPEAGSLLRSSLGVVDLTEDTIEIIRTVLIELGAVTDVERRISELTNRALDTLKTSAVEPHAAAQLRAMSIAATQRTY, from the coding sequence ATCACTGCGCCGGTTGCACTCGTCGAGTCCGCGCTGGCCGAGTTCTTCCATTCCCGACGCGACCAGGTGGCCCGGGTCGGCGGCGGCTACCGCTCGGCCGTCGCAGACCTCGAAGCCTTCGTATTGCGTGGTGGAAAGCGAATTCGGCCATCGTTCGGCTGGATGGCCTGGCTCGGAGCAGGAGGCGATCACCGGAGCCCGCAGGCCGCTTCTGTGCTCCGCGCCTGCGCATCTCTGGAATTGATACAAGCGTGCGCGCTCATTCACGACGACATCATCGACGCTTCGCTGACCCGCCGCGGCTTTCCTACCGTGCACGTCGGTTTCACCGAGAGGCATCGTGCGGCGGGCTGGTCCGGCTCCTCCGAGCGCTTCGGTGAATCTGCCGCGATCCTGCTGGGCGATCTGGCATTGTGCTGGGCCGACGACATGCTTCGCGAATCCGGAATCGGACACGACGCGATGGGGCGAGTGTCTCCGGTGTGGTCGGCTATGCGCACCGAAGTGCTCGGCGGTCAGTTGCTCGACATCGAAGCCGAAGCCGGTCTCGACGAGTCCGTGGAGGCAGCGATGCAGGTCAATCGCTACAAAACCGCGGCGTACACGGTCGAACGCCCACTCCAGCTGGGTGCCGTGTTGGCCGGCGCACCGGAGAGCCTCGTCGACGCATATCGGTCCTTCGGCACCGACATCGGCCTCGCCTTCCAGCTTCGTGACGACCTCCTCGGCGTCTTCGGCGATCCCGAAGTGACCGGCAAGCCATCCGGCGACGACATCCGAGAAGGTAAACGCACGGTCCTGATGGCAGTGGCCTTACAGCTCGCCGACCGAGACAGGCCGGAGGCGGGGTCACTGCTCAGGTCGAGCCTCGGAGTCGTCGATCTGACCGAGGACACTATCGAAATCATCCGTACGGTGCTGATCGAACTGGGAGCAGTCACGGATGTCGAACGCCGAATATCCGAACTCACGAACCGCGCACTCGACACGCTGAAGACCAGTGCGGTCGAACCGCACGCCGCCGCGCAATTACGCGCAATGTCCATAGCCGCCACGCAACGCACCTACTAG